The proteins below are encoded in one region of Halorhodospira halochloris:
- the cas6 gene encoding CRISPR system precrRNA processing endoribonuclease RAMP protein Cas6, which translates to MVKWQARYPKAPHPFVLGLSLNSGGQVSAGEKLSLGVTLLGRATGTIPYWVHVLQAAGEQGLGPQRVPLALETVHQECGPGDGDWALVYLPGETFEPQPAQHPKPPPVPNRVRLRLHTPLRVRRGGRHVSAQELAFHDLFRTLLRRLSMLSQFHGPGPLEGDPRTLVEIARGIAWQKTDWRWHDWQRFSARQGRRVPMGGVIGEALLDGNDLVFIWSLLWFGQWVHASRGASMGLGRYEIISEDAIS; encoded by the coding sequence ATGGTTAAATGGCAGGCGCGCTATCCTAAGGCGCCTCATCCCTTTGTACTTGGCTTGTCGCTAAATAGTGGTGGCCAGGTTAGCGCTGGCGAAAAACTTTCCCTCGGCGTCACCCTGCTAGGCAGAGCGACCGGCACCATTCCCTACTGGGTCCATGTCTTGCAGGCTGCCGGCGAGCAGGGGCTAGGCCCGCAGCGTGTGCCGCTGGCTCTGGAGACGGTGCACCAGGAGTGCGGGCCAGGTGATGGGGATTGGGCGCTGGTGTACCTTCCTGGCGAGACGTTTGAGCCGCAACCAGCGCAGCACCCGAAACCACCGCCGGTGCCTAATCGCGTGCGGCTGCGCCTGCACACTCCGCTGCGAGTTCGTCGTGGAGGCAGGCACGTTTCGGCACAAGAGCTGGCTTTCCACGACCTGTTCCGTACCCTGCTAAGGCGGCTGTCCATGCTCAGCCAGTTCCACGGCCCAGGCCCCCTGGAAGGAGATCCCCGCACCTTGGTTGAGATAGCGCGCGGCATAGCTTGGCAAAAGACTGACTGGAGGTGGCACGATTGGCAACGCTTCTCGGCTCGGCAAGGCAGACGCGTTCCTATGGGGGGAGTCATCGGCGAAGCCCTGCTTGATGGTAACGACCTGGTGTTCATCTGGTCACTGCTTTGGTTCGGCCAGTGGGTTCATGCTAGCCGTGGGGCTAGTATGGGTCTTGGTCGCTACGAGATCATAAGCGAGGACGCGATATCATGA
- the csm2 gene encoding type III-A CRISPR-associated protein Csm2: MNAANANHPRHKQQGPSGSDPATIRGFIEDDQADQLVATAERLGQDMGKQVSTSQVRNIFSSIKRLEMREQQHSPSGDAPLSPNVRRELLLLKPRLAYATARENRLKPLHDAVTTALDVVAQQGDQNALRRLSAFYEAIVAYHQYHGGK; this comes from the coding sequence ATGAACGCAGCCAATGCCAACCACCCTAGGCATAAGCAACAGGGACCTTCGGGTTCCGATCCAGCCACCATCCGCGGCTTCATCGAGGACGATCAGGCGGACCAGCTCGTAGCTACGGCGGAGCGTCTAGGCCAGGACATGGGCAAACAGGTCTCTACTAGCCAGGTGCGCAACATCTTCTCCTCCATCAAGCGCCTAGAAATGCGCGAGCAGCAACACAGCCCTTCCGGGGATGCACCCCTCTCTCCGAACGTGCGACGCGAACTGCTGCTACTCAAGCCACGCCTTGCCTACGCCACCGCGCGAGAGAACAGACTCAAGCCGCTCCATGATGCGGTAACAACCGCCCTCGATGTCGTAGCCCAGCAAGGCGACCAGAACGCGCTACGGCGCCTGAGCGCCTTCTATGAGGCCATCGTCGCTTATCATCAGTACCACGGAGGCAAGTAG
- the csx16 gene encoding CRISPR-associated protein Csx16: MTTWFVSRHPGAAAWAERQGIEVDRFVEHLDWAAVERGDAVIGTLPVHIAAMICQRGAAYWHLSLELPLDMRGKELSEDDMELAGARIERFHVEKK; this comes from the coding sequence ATGACTACTTGGTTTGTTTCCCGTCATCCTGGAGCAGCGGCTTGGGCCGAGCGTCAAGGAATAGAAGTGGACAGGTTTGTTGAGCACTTGGATTGGGCAGCGGTCGAGCGAGGAGATGCTGTTATAGGGACACTACCGGTCCATATCGCTGCGATGATCTGCCAGCGCGGTGCTGCCTATTGGCATTTGTCGCTGGAGCTGCCTCTAGATATGCGCGGTAAGGAACTTAGTGAAGATGACATGGAATTAGCTGGTGCCAGGATCGAGCGCTTTCACGTAGAGAAAAAGTGA
- a CDS encoding acetoin utilization protein AcuC — protein sequence MTGVPLRIATDKRLGAYHFGPGHPFGPGRMAAFLEALDELELAYEALPLAEADTATLTRFHAREYVERVQSLAGTGAPLDLGDTPAVPGIDGAAKRVVGTVAAAVDDLLAGRVRRAFVPIAGLHHGQRDRASGFCVYNDCGVALETLLAAGVAPVAYVDIDVHHGDGVYDSFETDPRVIFADIHQDGRTLFPGTGAAEAQGKGAAHGTKLNVPLPPGADDDAFVEAWERIEAHLERHQPKVIVMQCGADGLAGDPLASLRYTSKTHASAARRLRVLTERWAEGRLLALGGGGYDLSNIAAAWTAVVREIA from the coding sequence ATGACGGGCGTACCGCTGCGCATCGCTACCGATAAGCGGCTCGGGGCCTACCACTTCGGACCTGGCCATCCGTTTGGCCCAGGGCGGATGGCGGCATTCCTCGAGGCGCTCGATGAACTCGAGCTTGCGTATGAGGCGCTGCCGCTAGCGGAGGCTGATACGGCGACGCTGACGCGTTTTCATGCGCGGGAGTACGTCGAGCGTGTCCAGTCGCTGGCTGGCACGGGTGCGCCGCTGGACCTGGGAGATACGCCGGCCGTGCCCGGGATCGACGGCGCAGCCAAGCGTGTCGTGGGGACCGTGGCCGCCGCGGTCGACGACTTGCTGGCAGGGCGCGTGCGGCGGGCCTTCGTCCCGATTGCCGGGCTTCACCACGGCCAGCGCGACCGGGCGAGCGGCTTCTGTGTCTACAACGACTGTGGTGTGGCTCTGGAGACGCTGCTTGCCGCCGGAGTAGCGCCTGTCGCCTACGTGGATATCGACGTCCACCACGGCGACGGGGTTTACGATAGCTTCGAGACCGACCCACGGGTGATCTTTGCGGACATCCACCAAGATGGTCGCACGCTATTTCCGGGCACTGGCGCCGCCGAGGCGCAAGGAAAGGGGGCAGCGCACGGCACGAAGCTCAACGTCCCCCTGCCTCCCGGCGCAGACGACGACGCGTTTGTCGAAGCCTGGGAGCGCATCGAAGCGCATCTTGAGAGACACCAGCCGAAGGTCATCGTGATGCAGTGCGGTGCCGACGGGCTTGCCGGGGATCCGCTCGCGAGTCTGCGCTATACGTCGAAGACGCACGCATCGGCGGCACGACGTCTGCGCGTTTTGACTGAACGCTGGGCTGAAGGTCGGTTGTTAGCGCTGGGTGGCGGCGGCTACGACTTGTCGAACATCGCTGCAGCCTGGACTGCCGTTGTCCGGGAAATCGCCTGA
- the msrA gene encoding peptide-methionine (S)-S-oxide reductase MsrA, with protein sequence MSRSITVGGGCFWCIEGVFQQLPAVHQAISGYAGGESPDPSYREVCSGRTGHAEVVQVNFDPEQVEERALMELFFAIHDPTLHNRQGPDVGSQYRSIILYADKEQRQTAEAVIKEIGAAGEYSAPIVTELVPLTTFYPAEEMHQRYYEAAPEAPYCRSMIAPKIAKARERFPRLFDGWAN encoded by the coding sequence GTGTCACGCTCTATCACAGTAGGCGGCGGCTGTTTTTGGTGCATCGAAGGCGTTTTTCAGCAGCTTCCAGCAGTACACCAAGCCATCTCCGGCTATGCCGGCGGCGAGTCGCCCGACCCAAGCTACCGCGAGGTTTGCAGCGGCCGTACCGGACACGCCGAGGTAGTGCAGGTTAACTTTGATCCGGAGCAGGTCGAGGAGCGAGCCCTGATGGAGCTCTTCTTTGCTATCCACGACCCGACCCTGCACAATCGCCAGGGTCCCGATGTAGGGTCACAGTATCGTTCGATCATTCTCTATGCCGATAAGGAGCAGCGGCAGACCGCCGAAGCCGTCATCAAAGAGATAGGGGCAGCAGGCGAATACTCCGCGCCCATCGTTACCGAGTTGGTTCCGTTAACTACTTTCTATCCGGCGGAAGAAATGCATCAGCGCTATTACGAGGCGGCACCGGAGGCGCCTTACTGTCGCTCGATGATTGCACCTAAGATCGCCAAAGCCCGTGAGCGTTTTCCTCGCTTGTTTGATGGCTGGGCAAATTAA
- a CDS encoding L,D-transpeptidase family protein has protein sequence MWLCSPTICTAAAAALLAPALAGPSTASAGPGDRERALHRYEAPAQVEVVGGVYHVPVKPDEALAEVAEREGVGVERLRAANPHTATENASERALRIPARHVLPDTPREGLVIDVAGMRLFHYPEETDAVEVFPISTGREGWPTPVAMKTEVAERLENPAWYPPESIRDSRAASDESGSLPRMVPPGAENPLGEHVLILEVDGYLVHGTNEPHSIGERTSHGCARMHPQDIEHLFERVKAGTPVRFVDQPFRIGRSARGEVWVESHPSAPDGSNPELDRRFVRALPDIAGEGVAINGARLIEAVNDQDGIAVRVSVGEEGAGKR, from the coding sequence ATGTGGCTTTGCTCGCCCACGATCTGCACCGCCGCCGCTGCAGCGCTACTCGCTCCGGCTTTGGCTGGCCCATCCACGGCTAGCGCGGGGCCGGGAGACCGGGAGCGCGCGCTGCACCGTTACGAGGCGCCAGCGCAGGTAGAGGTCGTCGGAGGCGTTTACCACGTTCCGGTGAAGCCTGATGAAGCTCTCGCCGAGGTAGCTGAGCGCGAGGGCGTGGGCGTTGAGCGTCTTCGTGCCGCGAATCCGCACACGGCTACAGAGAACGCATCAGAAAGGGCGCTGCGCATTCCGGCCCGACATGTGCTGCCCGATACGCCGCGCGAGGGTCTGGTCATCGACGTCGCCGGCATGCGGCTTTTCCATTATCCCGAAGAGACGGATGCGGTCGAGGTCTTCCCGATCAGCACCGGCCGGGAGGGATGGCCGACGCCCGTAGCGATGAAGACCGAGGTTGCCGAGAGGCTTGAGAACCCGGCGTGGTATCCGCCGGAATCGATCCGTGACTCACGAGCCGCTAGTGATGAAAGCGGCTCTTTGCCGCGCATGGTTCCGCCGGGTGCTGAGAATCCGCTCGGGGAACACGTACTTATACTTGAGGTCGACGGCTACCTCGTCCACGGTACTAACGAGCCGCACAGCATCGGCGAGCGTACCTCGCACGGCTGCGCACGGATGCATCCGCAAGATATAGAGCACCTATTTGAGCGTGTCAAGGCGGGGACACCGGTGCGCTTCGTCGATCAGCCTTTCCGGATCGGACGCTCGGCGCGGGGCGAGGTTTGGGTCGAGAGCCATCCGTCGGCGCCCGACGGGTCGAATCCGGAGCTTGACCGGCGTTTCGTCCGCGCCCTGCCTGATATAGCCGGTGAGGGTGTCGCCATCAACGGCGCACGCTTGATCGAAGCGGTGAATGATCAGGACGGCATCGCCGTGCGTGTTTCTGTAGGCGAAGAGGGCGCCGGGAAGCGCTGA
- a CDS encoding DUF488 family protein: protein MHTLYTTGYERTDLDTFIVTLQRASVATVIDVRASPHSRRREFAFKHLARELPGAGIGYESWPVLGAPQAARDAAKVGDAQRFYQLYASHLEEPKPKDALHSLAERAVTEAVALLCYERDPAECHRLLIAERLERSHKLASHHLAG from the coding sequence GTGCACACGCTCTACACCACCGGCTACGAGCGCACCGATCTCGACACCTTTATCGTTACCCTGCAGAGGGCTAGCGTGGCGACCGTCATCGATGTTCGGGCCAGCCCCCACTCCCGTCGGCGGGAATTCGCTTTCAAGCACCTCGCCAGAGAACTCCCCGGCGCCGGCATCGGCTACGAGAGCTGGCCGGTCCTCGGCGCCCCCCAAGCCGCCCGTGACGCCGCCAAGGTGGGGGACGCACAGCGCTTTTACCAGCTTTACGCGTCGCATCTGGAAGAACCGAAGCCCAAGGACGCTCTCCATTCCCTCGCCGAGCGAGCCGTCACCGAGGCGGTAGCCCTGCTCTGTTACGAGCGGGACCCGGCAGAGTGTCATCGGCTGTTGATCGCGGAGCGCTTGGAGCGAAGCCACAAACTCGCATCGCATCACCTGGCTGGATAA
- the csm4 gene encoding type III-A CRISPR-associated RAMP protein Csm4 produces the protein MRCYRLHFRAPLHIDDRGTGYYEASDPFVRSDTVSAALLTTWGQLDPENATARAAKPPFRVSSAMPWLEGTPLLPRPVPHRAAPAPQGDPALAKVTKGVQWLSPRLWHRIWHEGWQQALHPDTVCTPQKEIALARDEASEPSPAWAQERRPRLNVDRITDGPVEGQLFEFGRIHFLPSAGLYLLAEHADETARQGFEAALSLLGDTGLGADRNAGNGQFTWEPAADFQERLGVRQTEPGESGVLVSLANPGLSERQWAGDERSAYDITTRGGWIANYGIRRARVRMLTEGSFLSVTIQGRVLDVTPRALASELPHPIYRDGRALMLRPEEG, from the coding sequence ATGCGTTGCTACCGCCTACACTTTCGAGCGCCCCTACACATCGATGACCGAGGAACCGGTTATTACGAGGCTAGTGACCCGTTCGTCCGGTCCGATACCGTGAGCGCCGCGCTGCTGACGACCTGGGGTCAGCTGGACCCCGAGAACGCCACGGCACGTGCCGCGAAGCCGCCGTTTCGGGTTAGCTCGGCGATGCCATGGTTAGAAGGTACGCCGCTGCTACCGCGCCCAGTCCCGCATCGTGCTGCCCCAGCCCCGCAAGGCGATCCGGCGTTGGCTAAAGTAACCAAAGGTGTTCAATGGCTATCCCCCCGGTTATGGCACCGGATCTGGCATGAGGGGTGGCAACAGGCCCTTCATCCCGATACGGTTTGTACCCCGCAAAAAGAGATCGCACTCGCCCGGGATGAGGCGTCTGAGCCTTCCCCCGCCTGGGCGCAGGAGCGACGCCCCCGGCTGAACGTAGACCGCATAACCGACGGCCCGGTGGAGGGGCAGCTCTTCGAGTTCGGGCGCATTCACTTCCTCCCCTCGGCGGGTCTGTACCTGCTCGCAGAGCACGCCGATGAAACTGCTCGACAAGGGTTCGAGGCAGCCCTGTCGCTACTCGGTGATACGGGCCTCGGAGCCGACCGAAACGCCGGCAACGGACAGTTCACCTGGGAGCCTGCTGCAGATTTCCAGGAGCGGCTCGGTGTCCGCCAAACCGAGCCGGGAGAGTCCGGTGTGCTCGTCTCCTTGGCCAATCCCGGTCTCAGCGAGCGCCAATGGGCAGGCGATGAGCGTAGCGCCTACGACATCACGACGCGCGGTGGCTGGATCGCGAATTACGGCATCCGCCGCGCCCGAGTGCGCATGCTCACCGAGGGAAGTTTCCTGTCCGTGACGATCCAGGGCCGGGTTCTGGACGTGACGCCCAGAGCTCTGGCCTCGGAGCTGCCCCACCCTATCTACCGGGATGGCCGAGCCCTGATGCTGCGACCCGAGGAGGGATAG
- the csm3 gene encoding type III-A CRISPR-associated RAMP protein Csm3, translating to MTDVSQYATLQSKVFLRGELRAETGLHIGGSETGLGIGGADSVVVRDPLDHTPYVPGSSLRGKLRSLLERARGLEGANGNAEGGFALGKNNAGVPGRDPSTALAQLFGITADQNARGPSRLIVRDARLTPDSYQALMDAPGTDMPMTEVKTEVSIDRITSAAMPRQLERVPAGARFDFELVITVMVADDRQQWLNLILEGLDLLQDDTLGGNGSRGYGRISVDLRELLERDSQAYREGREAIPITDLDIPPALQGHPEATSPSTATA from the coding sequence ATGACGGATGTCAGCCAATACGCCACACTGCAGTCCAAGGTGTTTCTACGCGGCGAGCTGCGCGCCGAGACGGGGCTGCACATCGGCGGCAGTGAAACGGGGCTGGGCATCGGCGGTGCGGACAGCGTAGTGGTCCGCGACCCGCTCGACCATACGCCATACGTCCCCGGAAGCTCCCTGCGGGGCAAGCTGCGCTCGCTACTTGAGCGTGCTCGCGGGCTGGAGGGTGCGAATGGTAATGCCGAGGGCGGCTTTGCGCTAGGCAAGAACAACGCCGGGGTGCCCGGGCGTGATCCGAGCACTGCGCTCGCCCAGCTCTTCGGGATCACTGCGGACCAGAACGCCCGCGGCCCCTCGCGGCTGATTGTGCGCGATGCCCGGCTCACACCGGATAGCTATCAGGCACTTATGGATGCCCCGGGCACCGACATGCCCATGACGGAGGTCAAGACTGAGGTCAGCATCGACCGCATCACTTCCGCCGCCATGCCTCGGCAGCTCGAGCGCGTTCCCGCGGGCGCCCGCTTCGACTTTGAGCTCGTCATTACTGTCATGGTCGCCGACGACCGGCAGCAGTGGCTCAACCTCATCCTTGAGGGTCTGGACCTGCTCCAGGACGATACGCTCGGCGGCAACGGCTCGCGCGGCTACGGTCGGATCAGCGTGGACCTCCGGGAGCTCCTGGAGCGCGACAGCCAGGCCTACCGGGAGGGCCGCGAGGCAATCCCCATCACGGATCTGGATATCCCGCCAGCGCTCCAGGGGCACCCGGAGGCAACCTCCCCATCCACGGCCACCGCCTGA
- the csm6 gene encoding CRISPR-associated ring nuclease Csm6 → MATEGKNTLLCIAGLTPQVVTETLYAITIESQGALPDRLEIITTTEGRRRLLLTLLSKDGGHGYLDRFYQDYGLDRANLAFDESCVHVIHGLDGEPLADIVTEQDNCAAADLIHERIRQLTQQTQKLHVSIAGGRKTMGFYAGYSLSLYARPSDRLSHVLVNAPFESHPSFFYPPPQPLTLQLPGRNDIISTAEAQVRLADLPFVRLREELGEDLPYAGLSFSEAVERAQQVITPAQLALDLAERTANLQGQVIKLSPTHFVWLTWFADRARREKPPLRFDHEAAKELERYIDWLDGSNSPLHESLHSAREELESEGCSNYFERTRSRLNKALAERSGLPARAVARYQIHACSNRPQSTYALRLTPEQIRMVGEP, encoded by the coding sequence ATGGCAACCGAGGGCAAGAATACGCTTCTGTGTATCGCCGGGCTAACGCCGCAAGTGGTTACAGAGACGCTGTATGCAATCACCATTGAGAGCCAGGGTGCCTTACCCGACCGCCTGGAAATCATTACAACCACGGAGGGACGAAGGCGTCTTCTACTAACCTTGCTATCTAAGGATGGTGGACATGGCTACCTGGATCGTTTTTATCAAGACTACGGCCTTGATCGAGCAAACTTGGCTTTTGATGAGTCATGTGTGCATGTAATCCACGGCTTAGATGGGGAACCATTGGCAGACATAGTTACTGAGCAGGACAACTGCGCCGCAGCTGACTTAATCCATGAGCGCATACGTCAGCTCACCCAGCAGACGCAGAAACTCCACGTCTCTATTGCCGGGGGCCGCAAAACCATGGGCTTTTATGCTGGTTACTCGCTCTCGCTATACGCACGACCGAGTGACCGCCTCAGCCATGTGTTAGTCAACGCACCTTTTGAGTCGCATCCGAGCTTCTTTTATCCCCCGCCGCAGCCACTGACTTTGCAGCTTCCCGGTCGTAACGACATCATCAGCACCGCCGAGGCGCAGGTGCGTCTAGCAGACCTCCCGTTCGTGCGCCTGCGTGAGGAACTAGGTGAGGATTTACCTTATGCCGGACTTTCCTTCAGTGAAGCTGTTGAGCGTGCACAACAAGTTATCACGCCAGCTCAGCTTGCCCTCGATTTAGCCGAGCGAACCGCCAATCTCCAGGGTCAGGTAATAAAGCTCTCCCCTACCCACTTCGTCTGGTTAACCTGGTTTGCCGATCGCGCCCGACGAGAAAAGCCACCTCTGCGCTTTGATCACGAAGCAGCGAAGGAATTGGAGCGCTACATAGATTGGCTCGACGGCAGCAATTCGCCGCTTCACGAAAGCCTCCACTCAGCGCGCGAAGAACTAGAATCGGAGGGGTGCTCCAACTACTTCGAGCGCACCCGCTCGCGACTTAACAAAGCGCTCGCCGAGCGCAGCGGTTTACCGGCTCGGGCGGTAGCGCGCTATCAGATTCACGCATGCAGCAACCGCCCGCAAAGCACTTATGCCCTCCGCTTAACTCCTGAACAGATCCGCATGGTGGGGGAGCCTTGA
- a CDS encoding secondary thiamine-phosphate synthase enzyme YjbQ, with protein sequence MRKTITVTTHQREELVDITEPIRRAVAEAEVSDGLLALYVQGATAAIMIQENWDASVPRDAVNLLQQLVPRGVWEHDSQDGNGDSHLKAGLIGPSETIPIINSKMGLSTWQGIFLACEFDGPRRERTVVCTLIAM encoded by the coding sequence ATGCGCAAGACCATCACCGTGACTACCCATCAACGCGAGGAGCTCGTTGACATCACTGAACCGATCCGGCGAGCCGTCGCGGAGGCGGAAGTTAGCGACGGCCTGCTAGCGCTCTATGTGCAGGGCGCCACCGCGGCCATCATGATCCAGGAGAATTGGGATGCGAGCGTCCCTCGCGATGCCGTCAACCTTTTACAGCAGCTTGTGCCTCGCGGGGTCTGGGAGCACGATTCGCAAGATGGCAATGGCGACTCTCACCTTAAAGCCGGGCTCATCGGCCCGAGCGAGACCATACCCATAATCAACAGCAAAATGGGGCTCTCCACTTGGCAGGGTATCTTCCTCGCTTGCGAGTTTGATGGGCCTCGCCGTGAGCGCACGGTGGTATGTACGCTGATTGCTATGTGA
- the cas10 gene encoding type III-A CRISPR-associated protein Cas10/Csm1: MSTEQIKTSWRTQDHVVLGALIHDIGKLFERGDLLDSYRNDEDMLQAYCPFQIRGRYFSHKHAVHTLAWAERLAERIPALDPEHLGIGTDHWLNLAARHHKPSSALEALIKRADDLASQERDPLGIDARFISRKVRLEPILERVTLEADPGRARTTETRVPLTPMEPGSPYFPEHAHKMDPPMNWDREKCAWVSQQDLGDAYARLGQDLLGQLEQLPTAEAPPSAIIGTLLTLLERYTAQVPSATNTAHPDISLFDHLRVTAAIAEGLYTYHQDQGDGLENVEKRDQTAKWALVCGDLSGIQRFIYRITSRGAARALRGRSLYLQLLTDGLASRMRRELDLHAPAQIYASGGKFFLLIPSTRVDQARQVAATINDELLAPFQGQLRLGLGTAHLAPNHFRAGHMGERWQATIDDLHRDRTRPWAGRMAHPPEKEDQDFFAPESPSEDGHCHACGRDDPPGDICDRGEGRRLCQQCNDLEQLGLAIRHASAITWHEPGTQRRGWELPGTGRVIRLPSREDPESLPLAAGDVLERLEGWPELAEARPGIAYSARFIGRWQESCGESELEELAASSQGIKRLGILRMDVDNLGQIFARGLRFGSTTETESSADMGSLSRTATLSRQLHWFFSTHLTRLLEQAEAPAQIMYAGGDDLFIVGAWHAMPELAVRIQHDLQRFASHNPVFSLSGGIELVGGRYPIGHAAELAGIQEEHAKGHRRSDKEGQTRDKCALAFLHTPVGWEQMEHVEGVREQLERFLEATGNRAVLGYLRRAVADMEGLQRRYAQGRWSDTELHALVEAQRWRWQLLSRLRRLRRRHQHHTEAVGAIDRLQEVFIEQQQPHKPPDPHLLGLPGRWVELKYRQSGNYLPDRGEEVHAP; this comes from the coding sequence ATGAGCACGGAGCAAATAAAAACCAGCTGGCGTACGCAAGATCATGTTGTGCTCGGCGCCCTGATCCACGACATCGGCAAGCTCTTCGAGCGAGGCGACTTGCTCGACAGCTATAGAAATGATGAGGATATGCTTCAAGCATACTGCCCTTTTCAAATAAGGGGCCGTTATTTTAGCCACAAGCACGCTGTTCATACTTTGGCCTGGGCCGAGCGCCTTGCAGAGCGAATACCTGCGCTTGATCCAGAGCACCTCGGGATTGGTACGGATCACTGGCTAAACTTGGCCGCCCGGCATCACAAGCCCTCGAGCGCCCTGGAGGCTCTCATAAAGAGAGCCGATGATCTAGCAAGCCAGGAGCGGGATCCGCTAGGCATCGACGCTCGCTTTATCAGCCGTAAAGTCCGGCTCGAGCCTATCCTGGAGCGCGTAACCCTCGAGGCCGATCCCGGTCGAGCGCGCACCACGGAAACCCGCGTCCCCCTGACACCGATGGAGCCAGGGTCGCCCTACTTCCCGGAGCATGCTCACAAAATGGATCCGCCCATGAACTGGGATCGTGAAAAATGCGCCTGGGTAAGCCAGCAGGATCTGGGGGACGCCTACGCACGGCTTGGCCAAGACCTACTCGGCCAGCTTGAGCAACTCCCCACCGCCGAGGCCCCGCCCAGCGCGATCATAGGGACACTACTTACTCTGCTCGAGCGTTACACCGCCCAGGTGCCCTCGGCAACTAACACCGCGCACCCGGACATCTCGCTGTTTGACCACTTGCGGGTGACGGCTGCCATCGCCGAGGGGCTGTACACCTATCACCAAGACCAAGGCGACGGCCTGGAGAACGTCGAGAAAAGGGACCAGACCGCCAAGTGGGCATTGGTATGCGGTGATCTCTCAGGCATCCAGCGCTTCATCTACCGTATCACCAGTCGCGGAGCAGCTCGCGCGTTGCGGGGGCGTTCGCTGTACCTGCAGCTTCTCACCGACGGTCTAGCCAGCCGCATGCGCCGCGAGCTTGACCTGCACGCACCGGCGCAGATATACGCCTCGGGCGGCAAATTTTTCTTGCTTATCCCCAGCACCCGCGTGGATCAGGCTCGTCAGGTCGCCGCGACCATCAACGATGAGCTTCTGGCCCCCTTCCAGGGCCAGCTCCGCCTAGGCCTGGGCACCGCACACCTCGCCCCGAATCACTTCCGGGCGGGCCATATGGGCGAGCGCTGGCAGGCGACGATAGATGACCTCCACCGGGACCGCACGCGCCCCTGGGCAGGACGCATGGCGCATCCCCCAGAAAAGGAGGATCAGGATTTCTTTGCCCCCGAATCTCCGTCCGAAGACGGGCACTGCCACGCCTGTGGGCGCGACGATCCGCCGGGCGACATCTGCGATCGCGGAGAAGGCCGCAGGCTCTGCCAACAGTGCAATGATCTTGAGCAGCTAGGCTTGGCCATCCGGCATGCGAGCGCGATTACCTGGCACGAGCCGGGCACGCAGCGACGGGGATGGGAGCTTCCCGGCACTGGCCGCGTCATTCGCCTGCCCAGCCGCGAGGATCCGGAGAGCCTCCCGCTCGCCGCCGGCGACGTTTTGGAGCGCCTGGAGGGTTGGCCAGAGCTGGCCGAGGCCCGCCCCGGGATCGCCTACAGCGCCCGCTTCATAGGTCGCTGGCAGGAGAGCTGCGGGGAGAGCGAGCTTGAGGAGCTCGCGGCATCCTCGCAGGGCATTAAGCGGCTCGGCATCCTGCGCATGGACGTTGATAATCTCGGGCAGATCTTCGCCCGTGGGCTGCGCTTCGGCAGCACCACCGAAACCGAAAGCAGCGCCGATATGGGGTCGCTGTCGCGCACCGCTACGCTATCGCGGCAGCTGCACTGGTTCTTCAGCACTCACCTCACCCGCCTGCTCGAGCAGGCAGAGGCCCCAGCGCAAATCATGTACGCCGGCGGCGACGATCTCTTTATCGTCGGTGCCTGGCACGCGATGCCGGAGTTGGCGGTACGCATCCAGCACGATCTGCAGCGCTTTGCCAGCCACAACCCGGTCTTCTCCCTCTCTGGTGGTATCGAGCTGGTGGGCGGGCGCTACCCTATCGGACACGCCGCGGAACTCGCCGGAATCCAGGAGGAGCACGCCAAGGGTCATCGACGCAGCGATAAAGAGGGCCAAACCCGCGACAAGTGCGCCCTCGCCTTCCTCCATACCCCGGTCGGCTGGGAGCAGATGGAGCACGTCGAGGGAGTGCGCGAGCAGTTGGAGAGATTCCTCGAGGCGACGGGCAATCGCGCTGTCCTTGGCTATCTGCGTCGCGCCGTGGCGGACATGGAGGGCCTGCAGCGGCGCTATGCGCAGGGGCGCTGGAGCGATACCGAACTTCACGCGCTTGTCGAGGCGCAGCGCTGGCGCTGGCAGCTGTTGAGCCGTTTGCGGCGGCTGCGCCGTCGGCATCAGCATCACACCGAAGCGGTCGGGGCGATCGATCGGCTCCAGGAAGTTTTCATCGAGCAGCAACAGCCACACAAGCCACCGGACCCGCACCTGCTAGGCCTGCCCGGGCGATGGGTCGAGCTCAAGTACCGGCAAAGCGGTAATTATCTTCCAGATAGAGGCGAGGAGGTACACGCACCATGA